The Lycium ferocissimum isolate CSIRO_LF1 chromosome 1, AGI_CSIRO_Lferr_CH_V1, whole genome shotgun sequence genome includes a region encoding these proteins:
- the LOC132068544 gene encoding G-type lectin S-receptor-like serine/threonine-protein kinase LECRK1, whose translation MVSRKILLWCVLLQFIFICSISQENVNIIPLGSNITAGNNSSYWLSPSREFAFGFYPLSSTGLFLVGIWFDKIPEKTLVWSANRDDPVPARSKVSLTLSGRLALTDTNGTEFVLYNGTRISHAAMQDDGNFVLTNSSSGVLWQSFDFPTDTILPGQFLDMGQKLFSSANGTVDYSTGKYRLEMQTDGNVVLSAYRTTDFGYWNAQTINNNSVRLVFKNTTATLFIVNGSSIIYYMTASLPASVRDYYHRAMITDKGNFQQLFRSKVNGSVWDVAWQAITQPCIVNNICGVYGFCESPDNKEINCSCLPGYWPRDQHNPSKGCYPSVVKDFCDPNSSHSDVYVQRISNADFPNRDYAELERVFQANEEICRQEVLNDCLCEAAVLIGSTCFKKRMPIQNARSVDPDTNNMVAFLKISNYTTSENKNHSVSKGVLIAGVIVCSVLAPLFAAIAVYYQPFVQIHRLAKSPPKRKPIELNLRAFSFQQLSEATNGFKNKLGQGASAAVYSGILKLEDEEVEVAVKQLGNGIEQGDDKEFLAEVRVIGLTHHKNLARLLGFCNEKNHRLLVYELMKNGAVSSLIFWDGKRPSWKLRSDMVLGTARGLLYLHEECENQIIHCDIKPQNVLLDKNYTAKIADFGLAKLLKKDQTRTSTNVRGTTGYMAPEWLKNVPVTTKVDIYSFGVLLLEIIFCQRHMELNLAGEENEELELILVDWVLHCVRNEMLRTVVSHDEEIMCDFHNFERMTVVGLWCLCPEPNLRPSAAKLVQMLEGTIEIGVPPMVDTTI comes from the coding sequence ATGGTTTCTCGGAAAATCCTATTATGGTGTGTCTTATTACAATTTATCTTTATTTGCTCTATTTCTCAAGAAAATGTAAATATTATTCCTCTTGGTTCCAACATCACAGCTGGAAATAATTCTTCATACTGGCTTTCACCCTCTAGAGAGTTTGCCTTTGGGTTCTACCCTCTTAGCAGTACTGGACTCTTCCTTGTTGGCATATGGTTTGATAAAATCCCCGAGAAAACTCTCGTATGGTCAGCCAATCGCGATGATCCAGTTCCTGCCAGATCAAAGGTTAGTCTAACGCTAAGTGGACGCCTTGCGTTGACGGATACTAATGGGACAGAATTTGTTTTGTACAATGGTACAAGAATAAGTCATGCTGCTATGCAAGATGATGGAAATTTTGTCCTGACAAATTCATCCTCCGGAGTCCTGTGGCAAAGCTTTGATTTCCCAACAGATACTATTTTGCCTGGTCAATTTCTTGATATGGGGCAGAAGCTATTTTCTAGTGCCAACGGGACAGTAGATTACTCAACGGGGAAGTACAGATTAGAGATGCAGACGGATGGGAACGTGGTCTTGTCTGCATATAGAACTACTGattttggatactggaatgctcaaactataaacaataatagtGTACGGTTGGTCTTCAAAAATACAACTGCTACTTTGTTCATTGTGAATGGGAGCTCAATCATATACTACATGACAGCTAGCCTGCCTGCTTCAGTTCGAGATTATTACCACAGAGCTATGATCACTGACAAGGGAAATTTCCAACAGCTCTTCCGCAGCAAAGTAAATGGGAGCGTTTGGGATGTTGCGTGGCAAGCTATCACGCAACCTTGTATTGTGAATAACATTTGTGGTGTATATGGCTTTTGCGAATCACCTGATAACAAGGAAATCAATTGTAGTTGTTTGCCAGGATATTGGCCTAGGGATCAGCACAATCCATCTAAAGGTTGTTATCCGAGCGTGGTAAAAGATTTTTGTGATCCAAATTCTTCACATTCGGATGTCTATGTTCAAAGGATCTCTAATGCTGATTTCCCTAATAGGGATTATGCAGAACTAGAAAGGGTTTTTCAAGCCAATGAGGAGATTTGCAGGCAGGAAGTGTTGAATGATTGTCTTTGTGAGGCAGCTGTCTTGATTGGTTCAACGTGTTTCAAGAAGAGGATGCCTATACAGAATGCCAGAAGTGTTGATCCTGATACAAACAATATGGTTGCATTCCTTAAAATTAGCAACTATACGACATCTGAAAACAAAAACCACTCTGTCTCTAAGGGTGTCCTCATAGCAGGTGTCATAGTATGTTCAGTACTTGCTCCGCTTTTTGCAGCAATTGCTGTATATTATCAACCTTTTGTGCAGATACATAGACTTGCCaaaagccctccaaaaagaaaGCCAATTGAGCTGAATTTAAGGGCATTTTCGTTCCAGCAGCTGAGCGAAGCCACCAATGGTTTCAAGAACAAATTAGGGCAAGGAGCTTCTGCTGCGGTTTATAGCGGAATTCTCAAGTTAGAGGATGAAGAAGTTGAAGTTGCTGTGAAGCAATTAGGAAATGGCATTGAACAAGGCGATGATAAAGAATTTTTGGCAGAAGTGAGAGTGATTGGTCTAACACATCACAAGAATCTGGCTCGTTTGCTAGGCTTCTGCAACGAAAAGAATCATCGGCTTCTTGTTTatgaattgatgaaaaatgGGGCTGTGTCAAGTTTGATCTTTTGGGATGGAAAAAGACCAAGCTGGAAGCTAAGAAGTGATATGGTACTTGGGACTGCTAGAGGCCTATTATACTTGCACGAAGAGTGTGAGAACCAGATCATTCATTGTGACATTAAGCCACAGAATGTCCTTCTTGACAAGAACTACACTGCCAAAATTGCTGATTTTGGCCTTGCAAAGCTTCTTAAGAAAGATCAGACGCGAACAAGCACGAATGTTAGAGGAACCACGGGTTATATGGCACCAGAATGGCTAAAAAATGTGCCCGTGACAACCAAGGTTGACATCTACAGCTTTGGTGTTTTGCTGCTTGAGATTATTTTCTGCCAAAGGCACATGGAGTTGAACCTAGCTGGCGAAGAAAACGAAGAGCTCGAGTTGATCTTAGTGGATTGGGTTCTTCATTGTGTGAGAAACGAGATGCTGAGAACTGTTGTTAGTCATGATGAAGAAATAATGTGTGATTTTCACAATTTTGAGAGGATGACTGTGGTTGGATTATGGTGCTTGTGTCCTGAGCCGAATCTTCGACCATCTGCAGCAAAGCTTGTTCAGATGTTGGAAGGAACTATAGAAATAGGCGTTCCTCCAATGGTTGATACAACTATCTGA
- the LOC132047276 gene encoding G-type lectin S-receptor-like serine/threonine-protein kinase LECRK1 produces the protein MVNAVCGAYGLCSSNDNETVNCECLPSYVFLDPSNPTKGCHPETMINFCADLSTGNSRVEAIKDSDMPYNEVGDYEIYRDIDEEGCKKVVMEDCYAMAASLFNRTCYKKRTPILNARKTSMTKGSISFIKVPINSAKDGIPTKKKSNTRAHLTAGLITSSSLAVLFGALALYYHPAPRRLVRREWNPNSSRIGINFREFTYKELHEATNGFSKQLGKGASAKVYFGNLNLKDVQVEIAVKRMADVAEKSEKVFMTELRIIGRTHHKNLVKLLGFCIEDNHFLLVYELMKNGALSEFLFKEEMLPTWSHRTEMALGIARGLLYLHEECDTPIIHCDIKPQNVLLDSKYNAKISDFGLSKLLKKDQTRTDTCARGTVGYLAPEWLRNAPITPKVDIFSFGVMLLEITCGRRHIELSRVEEESEDDEGDDLLLVNWVAGCVRSGRIDKLARRDPEVLNDVQRLERFVKVGLW, from the coding sequence ATGGTAAATGCTGTTTGTGGGGCTTATGGATTATGCAGCTCAAATGACAATGAAACAGTAAATTGTGAGTGTCTACCGAGCTATGTCTTCTTGGATCCAAGTAATCCTACCAAAGGTTGTCATCCAGAGACAATGATCAACTTCTGTGCGGATCTATCTACAGGAAATTCCAGAGTAGAGGCTATTAAGGATAGTGACATGCCTTACAACGAGGTTGGGGATTATGAAATTTATCGTGACATCGACGAGGAAGGATGCAAGAAGGTTGTCATGGAAGATTGTTATGCCATGGCTGCTTCTCTATTCAATAGGACATGTTACAAGAAGCGCACTCCTATACTCAATGCCCGTAAAACTTCCATGACCAAaggtagcatttcctttatcAAGGTGCCCATTAACTCAGCTAAAGATGGCATACcaacaaaaaagaaatcaaacacCAGAGCTCATCTCACTGCTGGCCTTATAACCAGCAGTTCACTTGCTGTCCTATTTGGAGCCTTGGCTCTTTACTATCATCCTGCTCCTCGGAGACTTGTAAGAAGAGAGTGGAATCCGAATTCGTCAAGAATAGGGATCAATTTCCGCGAGTTCACATACAAAGAATTGCATGAAGCAACAAATGGCTTCAGCAAACAACTTGGAAAAGGAGCTTCTGCGAAAGTTTACTTTGGGAATTTGAACTTAAAGGATGTACAAGTAGAGATTGCAGTGAAGCGGATGGCGGACGTTGCAGAGAAAAGTGAGAAGGTATTCATGACAGAGCTAAGAATTATAGGCAGAACTCATCACAAGAATCTGGTAAAGCTATTGGGATTCTGCATTGAGGATAATCACTTTCTTTTGGTGTATGAGTTGATGAAGAATGGAGCATTATCAGAATTTTTGTTCAAGGAAGAAATGCTGCCTACTTGGAGTCACAGAACAGAAATGGCACTAGGAATTGCAAGAGGACTTTTATATTTGCATGAAGAATGTGATACACCAATCATCCACTGTGACATAAAACCTCAAAATGTACTCCTCGACAGCAAATACAATGCTAAGATTTCAGATTTTGGGCTATCAAAACTCTTGAAGAAGGATCAAACAAGAACAGATACTTGTGCAAGAGGGACAGTGGGATACTTGGCACCAGAATGGCTAAGGAATGCGCCAATAACACCCAAAGTGGACATTTTTAGTTTTGGTGTAATGTTACTGGAGATTACATGTGGTAGAAGGCACATTGAGCTTAGCAGGGTAGAGGAAGAGAGCGAAGATGATGAAGGTGATGATTTACTGCTTGTAAATTGGGTTGCCGGATGTGTGAGAAGTGGTAGAATCGACAAACTTGCAAGGCGTGATCCTGAAGTATTGAATGATGTTCAAAGACTTGAAAGATTTGTCAAGGTGGGATTGTGGTGA